Proteins from a genomic interval of Candidatus Binataceae bacterium:
- a CDS encoding AbrB/MazE/SpoVT family DNA-binding domain-containing protein, producing the protein MKIGERGQVTIPKEIREEFGLGPDTEVEFHVIGGSIVLKKAPKKLNLSRWKGRCGDTFAKLGYTSVDKFIDDVRGR; encoded by the coding sequence ATGAAGATCGGCGAGCGCGGTCAAGTGACGATCCCGAAAGAAATTCGCGAAGAATTCGGCCTGGGCCCGGATACGGAGGTCGAGTTTCATGTGATCGGCGGCTCCATCGTTTTAAAGAAAGCACCCAAGAAGCTGAACCTCTCCAGATGGAAGGGCCGCTGCGGCGACACGTTTGCGAAGCTGGGTTACACCTCCGTGGACAAGTTTATTGACGACGTGCGCGGACGATGA
- a CDS encoding Ig-like domain-containing protein: MSATLDGITGVSAFTVTKTTLTSITVAPINPLLAKGTTVQMAAQGGVGSASIAATLDGVQGSTTVVATAKIIDIEITPPKPSIAKGTSLQLTATATLSDGTTEDLIGLVSWSVSPTNLATVNATGLLIGVEVGSGQIITRFKQGGSTFLHLTT, encoded by the coding sequence GTGAGCGCCACGCTCGACGGGATAACAGGGGTCAGCGCATTCACCGTCACTAAAACCACCCTGACCTCGATAACGGTAGCGCCCATCAACCCGCTGCTGGCTAAAGGCACCACGGTGCAGATGGCCGCCCAGGGTGGCGTCGGAAGCGCATCGATTGCTGCGACGCTCGACGGCGTCCAAGGCTCGACCACGGTCGTCGCCACCGCGAAAATAATTGACATCGAGATTACCCCGCCGAAGCCCTCTATCGCCAAGGGCACCAGTTTACAGTTAACCGCAACGGCTACCTTATCGGATGGGACTACCGAGGACCTCATAGGTTTGGTGAGTTGGAGTGTCAGCCCCACAAACCTTGCGACGGTGAACGCGACCGGTCTGCTTATCGGGGTGGAGGTAGGATCGGGACAAATCATCACGAGATTTAAGCAAGGGGGGTCGACTTTTTTACATTTAACAACCTGA
- a CDS encoding type II toxin-antitoxin system VapC family toxin, whose product MITAIDTNILLDVLVPNEDFYEASTNALQEAAGEGSLVISDIVYAELCIHFEIQRECDAFLEANEIRVQALTREAHFHASRAWRTYRQQGGKRTRILADFLIGAHAQKQATVLLSRDRGFYHKLFPSLDLHDPSAVG is encoded by the coding sequence ATGATTACAGCGATCGATACTAACATCCTGCTCGACGTCCTGGTGCCGAACGAGGATTTCTACGAGGCATCAACCAACGCGCTTCAGGAAGCGGCGGGAGAGGGTTCTCTTGTGATCAGTGACATCGTTTACGCCGAACTTTGTATTCATTTCGAGATCCAACGCGAGTGCGATGCCTTCCTCGAAGCCAACGAAATCCGTGTGCAGGCGCTAACGCGGGAAGCCCACTTCCACGCGAGCCGCGCATGGCGGACCTATCGGCAGCAGGGTGGAAAAAGAACCCGGATTCTTGCGGATTTTTTGATCGGCGCTCACGCCCAAAAGCAGGCAACGGTCCTGCTTTCGCGGGATCGAGGGTTCTATCACAAACTGTTTCCGTCGCTTGACCTCCACGACCCGAGTGCAGTTGGTTGA